From Xyrauchen texanus isolate HMW12.3.18 chromosome 15, RBS_HiC_50CHRs, whole genome shotgun sequence:
TGTGTCGatttgcatgctcttcaggactcgtactccGGTCCTTTGAATCGCAAGTACAGTGTATCAGTTGAAGTACCACAAAGTTTGATCACGATTTaacaaacttgtaaatgtagttatgtAATGCAACCATTAAAGTTGCTGTAAGAGCCTCTCTGGAATTTCCACAAGTTAAGCCGTTTGGTTAGCTTTGGTATCTTTTTCCAATACcccacactccaaagataccaaattagctttattgagactgaCACTGACCAGAagcggttgttaaaaacaacagcagaaaaatagggccctcaactgacaactgatATGAACAAcatgatataaaaatgaaattaagcCTCAATAACTCGGTGTAACTACAATACAATGAGAATGcgtaaaatgattgacaggctgaAATTATCAGAGACCGTGGCCTGCGGacatatttttgtttgctgtttacagagtctagtgttGTCAGAGaaacttattttattaatatctttcagggagtaggaaaacATTTTGCATAAAGTTCTGTTAAAAaaacgcttacagcacctttaaaatgtaTCGACTAtaaagtcatgcgctatagtaaaagtgttaagatgtcattagatagcattgtgtgaaaaGTGAAACAGAGTGAAAAGTATATGTTTATAAATGGATAATCTGCCCTTTTACTCGCGATTTGTTAGAAAGTGAATAGAAATcgctgttgtagcacctctaggcaccaggaaactgccacgatatGTACAAGGTATGTAAAGATAATTTTTGCTAAAATgttggtatagtaatgtgattaagAAACCAGGTTGGTAATATTGATCATTGTTGCCCAGtgcttttgtgtcttttaaaatagtaaataaaaacCTTCAAGATAGTAGACATTGTGATTTAATAGTTTTAAATGGACAGGGAAGAGCTCACATTATGATGCAATAAGAACTCAAAATTTTGTTGCCATGGCAAGGGCACGGGGCAAGTGAATCAATATATTCAATAACCTTCAAGGACTGGATGTTTAATAATTAAAAGAGCTGTCTTCTGTCATTCTGTCTCCATCTCTTGATTTCTTTTGTCCTCTTGAAACCCTGCACCCTCTCGACAACCGCTAGTGTACATCTCCTATATATACTGCAGTTCTTACTTTCAAACAAAAAGCAGGCTTAAGAGTTTAGACCAGTATAACTACCTTTTCTGTCTACTTTTAAAGGgacaatttacccaaaaatgaagattctgccatcctttactcacccgcatcttgttccaaacccaaatgactttttcttccatggaacacaaggaaatgttaggcagaattacagccttaatcaccatccacttacatgaaaaggaaaaaagatacaattttaatttttgggtgaattatttctaGCTTGCATGCAGACAACACTCAAGTTGAGTTCGGAATgccatactacccatactactatTATTTCTGCCATATATATAGGGATTCACCAACTTCAGGACCAGGGACAGCACCCCTCTACCTTCTTCGATTTGCTTACCCAAACCTGATTGCAAGAGGCTCCCCACCCTGCCAAGGGCACAATCTGCCTTTGAGAAATGCCTCTTTTCTCCTCTTTGCCTCACATCCTTTAAAAGCTGTTGTCACAGAGACAAATAAAGAGCTAAGCCTCCTCCAGGATCTGGATCAGTTACACTATGGCAATGGGATTTAGTACAACTCACACAAAtttagtgttccatggaagaaagaaagtcatgcagttttggaacaacataagggtgagtaaatgataacttaattttcatttttgggtgaactatccctttaactgtaaaGCTCTTTCACAAACTTccgttgttttaaatgtgctataaaaataaacttgTAGAAATTATATTGTTTTCACTGCCAACCTCATCCAGATTCAACATATTGCATCAATTTacaaccacatacacacacacacctgataaAAATGTGCTCGAAAGGGCCTATCTTTGATCTTATGATGCAACACATACAGCAGCAATTCATACAGCTGAGGATAGTAAAGGAATATGACTGGAGGAAAGTTGCTTTTTCTACAGTGTTGTTTAGTATCCATGTGACTATGCCTTTGTAATCACCTGCTTTAAACACAAAGATAGATTGACAAGTCACAACATGCTTTTATACATTTCAAGATGACTTCATTGGGATCCAAAGGCTCTGTGTTTAAACTCAATTTTGTCCTTGGCAAAGCACACAGGATTGGCTCAGATGACAGTATGGAAATCTCACAGGGGCACGCAGCACAACATTAGCTGTGCACCCTTCTGAGATTTCCATCCTGTTGAAAATAGTCCAAACTGACTGCTTCAAAGAGCAACTCCACCCATGTTCATGAAGCCAGCAGTGACAGATGGAAATTCATGACTGTGAACCTTGTACTCTCTGAGCTGAGCCTCCCTCCACCAGCCTAGGAAATTAATCTCTGGCTGGGTAAacccagagattatttagcagagatgggacacttccatttaaatgaatgggagaaattggaacactcagCCAAGGAGCTTGTgcccaatggtcaacagatgtagaaaggaagtcccgtctgacagttaaaagagccaatcaccttttagatacagacatcacctgtcaatcaactttggAACGTGCATGTGCTTTAGCTATACAAGAcgagaaaatttagttttttagcgtaatataaggtaaagaatcacaattaatgatttcagtattgtcagattttactgctgatttgaaatatatgcTTAGATCATAATATTGACCAACCACTtcagagattttggtctttctccattcaagtagataggacctGCACTggtatgactggaaatagcctcccgagagactgacttgctagaaagactttggtaagCACCGCTTCTCTGCAGACTCATCTGTTAAATTGGAACTTGCCTGGCCTCCGGCCAAAGACATCCTTTGGCCAACAAAATTGGACATAGGGAAATCATATTGATTGTATGTTATTAAGATTAGGGATTATATTTGACTGTACTTTTGGGATTTGATGTAAAAGCTCAAGATTATGTGGATAAGATattgtgttttctttattattcattaatgcattcaaaaaaaaaatagcattttattttttttaagtttgtattCTGTAATTAAAGATATGGCAGTCAAACATTTATACAAAATCAGGTAATGGTATTTACAGTACCATTGATGACCAGGTAAAGGTCATGCACACCTTGTATTTACAACATGTTGAAAGTCGTTTAAAGAATATGAGTTGTAATGGTTTGGCTCGGACAGATTAAAAATAGATTATACAGACCTTGCTCAAACTGAACAGTAATCTTGCAAGCTTTAAAAGAACCCTGTAGCAGATGGTGTGGAATGGGTGTGGTTTAGCACAGTCAAGTAGGAAATGTCTCAAGGCAGTAGATTTCACCAGCTGTCCATGAATTTATCTGTAAAAATATTACTTTTCGTTCACAAGAACTTCATTTCCCATAGTGCCAATACAATTTTAAACCTTTTATCCTTAACTTGACAATGCTAGAGTGATGCAAATCAGCAAACGGCAGGCGTTTTATGGATTTTACTATGTTGAAGGCATATTTCTAAATATTCATAAGTCATACGTTCACCATTGGAAGGATACCAAATGTCAGCaaaacctaattaatattcaagaTGCAACCCTTTGCCATAGGACGATAACGATGGAACGTCGGGACAatcttattaatatttataaatggaCCATGCCCCCCCAAACCCTTATTCACATTGTtccaaataaaagaaaattacagGATGTATAGTTCTGAATTGagatacaaaacataaaaaaaaaaaataagtagggaaaaaaaatatatatatagtactagcctattgttattattattatggaaaAATTGTAAAGGCCACAAACACTAAAACAAGACATTAAAACAGGTTTTTTTTAGTGAAGTTATCAATATAATTTAAAGTGTGATTTTTTActtgataatacattttaaaggaatattcccggttcaacatttcacagaaaatgttagtaagtgattgtatcacaatAAAATCTTGTTAACACGCATATagttcatgtcttgtggctatacttttgaagtattttaacgtttacggattggcgccattcacttccactgtaagtgcctcgctgtaacccagatttttgttttttaattttttaattacttatttatttaaataaaaaaggaggGGAACGTcaaaattatattgttaaattTTGGTAGTAAACAATATTCTGCCACAAAAACTCTTTCAGAAAACCTATTTCGCCATAGGAAGGTTACCAAGCAACGTCATCACTGCTAAATTAATATTCATGCGAAACACCTTCGCCATAGTAGGATAAGTAATTTCGCCATCAAGAGCTCAGTTCAGCTTTAAAACGGAGCGTGGGAGGGAAGCGGCGAAGCGAAGCTGCCGGGAGGCCAAAATGTTCGTTGAAGGAGAAGGTACtgatcaggaaaaaaaaaacccgTTTAAATGccacacaaataatttttgatgtACTTATACGAAAAAGTCGTATTTGTCCTGTTTGTCTCGCGTTCTTTACGGGATAGTAGCCTATGTGTGACCTAACGATGCGTGTAAAACGATGCTGCCAAATGGGCAGGTGCCAAAACGATATAATTATCGTGTAGTTGTTGATATAATTATAGCATTTTGCTGATAACGTAACACTTTACCGGCTGTGATTATGGTATTGCATGTTTGCTATAGCAGTGATGACAGTAGTCTATGTATGATTACTTTATTGTCATTCTTTATTATGAGAAGTGCCTACTTCCGCCTGTCTGCGGTTTAGCTATGCGTTTTAAAGTGACTTTTAGCTTATCTTGGGTTTTATACTGATTGCTTTGCTAAATGGATACTGAAGCAGTAGGGCAAATCAGTAAATTTAATCGTCTTTCATTACGAGAGGAAAATGATTTCGTTCAAAAACAGTCATTAACTTTGGCCAGCCCGTAATAGCACGTGCTCTATACTAGTATGCTATACTGTGTTAATTACTTTCTCGTCTGAgccattttttgtttgtgttaataGGTAGGCTATAGTGCGGATGACGGTGCTGCGGGGAATTAAAGTGATCCGTGTGGAGTGGATCTGATGGCCGCGGTGGAGTTACTTTACATAGATAAAAGAGGTGGAAGACCCGATCCTCCAGGATTACTGGACTGGTCTTCTAGCCCTCTTCATGTTCACAAGCTGAGCAGATCAGTGGAAGAAGCTTGTCATGGACAGTGCGATTCAGCACCAAGGACGGCGGCTCCCCTCAGAGGACAGCATGACCGGCACCGCCATCATCAGCCCGCAGAGAAGGTCAGAGTGTGCTGCGACGAGGAGCTGGAGACCTCGTTCACTTACGTCGACGAAAACGTCAATCTTCGGCTGGCCACTCCGGACACGAGCGAGAAAATCCCTCGTCACGCGACGCCGGCGCTCCACGACTCGGCGAGCGAAATCCGTCCCGAGGGGCTTCAGGATCTATCGCTGATGTCCGACATCGACCTCAGCTCTGAGAGTTCGGGGAAATCCGTGGATTACGGATTAATTAGTGCGGTCACGTTCCTCATTACCGGGATCTCGCTCGTGATCATTTCGTACGCGGTCCCAAGGGATGTCAGAGTAAACCCTGACAACGTGTCCGCGCGCGAAATGGAAAGACTCGAGAACGAGAGCGCCAGGATAGGCgcgcacctggacaggtgcgttATCGCCGGCCTTTGCCTTCTCACTTTGGGCGGCGTAGTGCTATCCACTTTGCTAATGATTTCAATGTGGAAGGGTGAGATGTACAGGAGAAAAGCCTTCGCGTATTCCAAGCACTCCGCAAAACTCTACGGCTCTATTAACTTAAGAACGAAATCGAGCCCGTGTCGGCCGTCGCCAACACATAGTTTTGTCGAGGAGGAGAATGGTGATGCTATTAGTTGACTGTACTCTCTAGTCATTTATCAATATAACGTTCACCCAACCAGCATGGCTAAAAAGCTTGTTATCGACCTTATCACTGACTATGTAACAACTGCTTACAGATCCAGAAAAACAGAATATCACATTACAGAATTTATCAGGCTACACAAATATACAGCATGGTACTATTTGCATTTACCATAAAGCAAAATACTTTTTAAGAGCAAAATTAAGTCTAGCTCATTTGCTGACTTTATGAGGTAAATATTATGTGTCCTAACAATGAATAAGTAGGCTATCCTGATTCAGCAAATGCTCCATTATACAAAATCCTGCTGCTAATACTGACAATCCTACTGCCTCTTTCTTACATTTTTAGAATCCTGTCAAAACCTATATATGTGCACCCACTTCGGCCATTTCATCATGGTGTGcatttaaatgctaaaaaaaacattgcCCCATGGTACACTGGAAAAATGTCAATATATTCTGAGATTTTTTGTCGTAATTTTTTCGTAGTGTCCTTGTTAGTTTATGCGAGGAACGGTCTGTCCAGAAATGCTAAACTTTTTCTCCAAGTActaaaaatatttgataaataTTTAATAGAGATAGCTTCCACACAATGATTTGCTATCATTTGGAAATTTAAACCCACCTCTGAAGAAGCAAAGCATATCCTTATTCACGGACATTATGCACAGAGCAGAAACCATAGGCCTACAAGAACATGTTAACTCACTGAAAAACATCCTCTATACTCACAGGATTTATTATGAGATTATCGATTACAAATACATATGTTTTGATAACACTGCTGACCAGGGGCGGTGCCAGCTAATTTTGATTGCTGGTGCTGAAGAGGTGCTAAATTCAAGGGGGTAGATTTGTCTTGAACATTTGAGGGATTGTAGCATTTCGCATTTGCATGTTTCAATTGATCAGGGTTAAAATAATGGGGGGGTTTACTAATTTTACTAATATAATTCTGCACGTGGTGACAACAGAAGTGAAATCTCTTCGCTGCAGCCTCAATAAAGAAGGCAACAAACTTTCAGGGGTGTTTTCATCTTTTTACAGTACTGTCTGAAGTACAGCAAAACAGTGTACCCTTATTGGGGGTCTGGGGACATGCTCCCCTGGGAGAACACGGCACTAAAGCATTTCTTTCTTGTGACTTTAGGAGCAGCATTTTTATCTTTTCACCTTGTGTAGTAATTAATGTAACTATGGGCCACAAAGTATTGATAAAAGACTCATTCACACAGCACATCCAGCACTAAAGTTCATCAAAATCAACTACctttcaaaaaaagaaagaaaaagaaacctgCTCTGTCAGGACCATGGTattgtgatggtatcagatggttatACTGCAGTGCATTGATGtacaccatggtatttacatagtaATTCAATGTAAAACCAGCAATGATACTTTTTGATACCTGTTTGGTTGGAAAAATGGCTTTACCAAGAGTTGTTCAAAAGCTACGCATGCAGGCGTTAAACTTAATAAAGATATTATTAATCTCTGTCAAACGAAGGATGCACTTGCAAGTTTTGATTGAAAATATCGCCGTCACCGTATGAATGGGGAGAGCCCATAAACAGACACCTACATGTCGCACATTAGTCTGTTACTTCTCTTAAAAAACAGCTATTATTGTAGTAAACTCCAAACATTGTTTAATCCAGTAGGATTGttgagtgtaaaacatgttgaagattaatgGACCTTTGGCCAATTCATTAAGTTATgcactgtttcctcacaaaagcagtttattattCTTATATCTTGTCTCCTGGCCAGTTAACCGCCATAAGAATGTCTATGGTACCGCtgtattatgctttttttttttgctaaatttgTAGGCtcccttggtagaagggctctggttgTTACAAAGCAGGATTCGGTGTTGGAGTTGGAGTGCGCTTAATAAAGTTTCAACAGTTAAGTTTACCTCCTCATCTGCTCTGTGTATCATAACAATAAATATTCCACTTGATTGTTTTCCGTTCTATTAATACAAATTCTGTTTTTACGGAGTGAGAAAagccccaaaccactgcgggAGCTGTCTGAAAGATTTGGATAATTTTGCTAAACCGTTTGACTTATTCTTTGAAGGAATCAACTCAGATTCATTCATTCGTAAATTGggcatcactagttctgattctaaacAGGCGACATGATTGCTAAAATAATGTCTGGGAAAATGTCACGCAATCTTCATACAGATGATAATCTGCTGGCTGTTACAAACATTTGCCAGGGGTGATATGGACTTTCTTAGAGAGGCTAACGCACACGGTAGCCCCTCCCTGCTGCCTCTGCTGCTGACATGTTAATGACAATTCATACAACTCATTACTATTACTATAGATTCACTTTctgatatgaaaataaaagtatatatttattGGTTTCGTCTCTGTTTCTTTGCTTATaaaagcatagttcacccaaaaattcttcacccaaacatttctcgtaatttattcaccctcacgcttccgtgtatgactttctttcttctgctgaacacaagtgtagatttttagaagaaaattcaGTTCTGTAGgtgtgcaagtgaatggcgactagacctttgaaggtccaaaaagcatataaagaaagcataatgtaatccataagagtaatccagtggttaaatccatataatctgaagttatatgataggtgtgggtgagaaacagatcaatatttgagtccttttacaataaatctcttgtttcactttcacattcttcttttgtttttggcgatttacaTACTTTTTGTATACTGCAACATACTGggtagagaggagaatttatggtaataagaggacttaaatattgatctgtttctcacccagacctatcatctcgcttctgaagatatggatttaaccactggagtcatatggattacttttatgctgcttttatgtgctttttggaccttcaaatttctggctaccatccacttccattgtaaggacctacagagcggaggtATACTTCTAAAATgatatgtttgtgttcagcagacgaaagaaagtcatacacatctggtatggcaagagggtgagtgaaagatgagagaatttttatttttgggtgaattattccgtTAATTGTGGAAAACCATAGGCATTATATCTCTGATTTAAAGTgcttaaaagtacatttaacaTGCTGTCAAAGCTAGCCAAAAACATGAAATAAAGCAGAGACTGAATGAAAATTTGTCTCCAAAAACAGTGGCTGGTCACTGGCTGCTAAATTGTTGCTTGGAGATGATAGCCTTTTCTTGca
This genomic window contains:
- the LOC127656375 gene encoding transmembrane protein 74, with product MAAVELLYIDKRGGRPDPPGLLDWSSSPLHVHKLSRSVEEACHGQCDSAPRTAAPLRGQHDRHRHHQPAEKVRVCCDEELETSFTYVDENVNLRLATPDTSEKIPRHATPALHDSASEIRPEGLQDLSLMSDIDLSSESSGKSVDYGLISAVTFLITGISLVIISYAVPRDVRVNPDNVSAREMERLENESARIGAHLDRCVIAGLCLLTLGGVVLSTLLMISMWKGEMYRRKAFAYSKHSAKLYGSINLRTKSSPCRPSPTHSFVEEENGDAIS